ATGGAGGCACCGGTCACGGCAAGCACATCTGCCGGAACCCGCTCATCCAGCGACATGCAAGTCGCAACGATCTGCAAATCGTCGCGAAGCCAGCTTGGAAACAACGGACGCATCGGCCTGTCGATGAGTCGGCAAATCAGCGTGGCGCGCTCAGGAGGGCGACTCTCACGCCGCATAAAACTTCCTGGAATCCTTCCTGCTGCATAGAGGCGCTCTTCGTAATCACAGATCAGCGGAAGAAAATCAATTCCATCTCGACCTTTGGAGCGTGTAGCCGTGACCAGTACGGAGGTGTCTCCGCACTCAATCATCACCGAGCCGCCGGCTTGGGGGGCATACCTCCCAGTGGTCAGCCGTATCTCCCGACCGTCAAAGGAGATCGACTGCGTCTGACCTTGCACGTTGGTTTATGTCTTTCTGTCAACTCTGATTCTGACATTTGAGCGGAACCCAGTGTTGGGGTTATCCGGTTAGATCCACACAATCCAACAGATCCACCGCCATGCAAAAGTCACAAAAAAAGAGGCGATGACTCACCTCTTCATTCGATGGATTGCAGAAAAGTGATCTCAAATCACCAGCTGGACTTCACAACACCAGGAAGCTCACCCTTGTGAGCACGCTCGCGTAGCTGGTTGCGGCAGAGACCAAAATCGCGGTACACACCACGAGGCTTACCAGTGGCCCAGCAGCGGTTGCGAACACGGTTTGGGGCGCTATTGCGCGGCAAACCTTGAATTTTGCGGTGAATTTCAAGGCGCTCCATCGGATCCTTAGCGGCATGGAACGCAGCCATGAGAGCGGCGCGCCTGTCGGAAAAGCGCTCGACCATTTTTTTCCGCTTCACATCGCGGGCAATCATCGACTTCTTGGCCATGCAGCGAGTCAGATCAGACGTCTTGAAGCGCCACTCTATCGGTTCACTGACCAAGCAAGCGCTGAACAACCGAGAGCTGACTTGTATCGCGCACGATCAAAAGAACACTCAGTCCAACCACGAGCAAAAAACTGGACTGCATCACGATCAATTGAAAGCGCTCAGGGACAGGTCGTCCGCGGAACCCCTCCAAAAGAATGAACACCAACTGCCCTCCATCCAGAAGAGGCAATGGGAGCGCATTGAGCACCGCGAGGTTGATCGAAATCAAAGCCATGAACAGGGCCAGACCACTTCCTCCCTGACTGGAGAGCTGGGCCCCCATCTCCACGATCTTGACCGGACCACTCACCTGCTGAGCTGTCGTTCCAAAGTCCGTGACAAGGGCTCCATATCCGGACACGGTGCGTTGCAAAAGTCCACCGAACTGCTCCGATCCACTGGCGATCGCTTCACCCAAGCCATGAACAGGGCGAGTGGTTCCACTGAAATTGGCCTGAAGCTGAGCACCGATGCGTCCCTGTCCTTGATGGTCTTCGGGAGTGAGCTGGATCACTCGAACCAAGCCATGTCTCTGCACCTCAACAGACAGAGCTTTGGAAGGGTTATCTCTCACTGGCATCACAGCCTCCTTGACGGCCTTCTCGCCACGACCAAGGGACTGTCCATCGATGCTCAGAATTTGATCACCAGGCAGCAAGCCCGCTTTCTCAGCGGGCTCTCCCTGCTGAACAGCCATCACCATCACACCGGGATCAAGATCTCCTGGGACTCCAGAAAGGGCTGTATGCCCTACGAGAACCAGCCAGGCGAGCAGCAAATTGGCGAGCACCCCTGCACTAATGACCAGGGCTCTCTGTGGAATCGGGCGGTTGCGCAGAAGATCAGGATCATCCGCAGGAATGGGACTGTCTTCATCGTCGTCAGGGAAGGAGACGAATCCGCCAAGAGGAAGAGCGCGTAAGGCGTAGGTCACACCTCCACGCTCAAGTTTCCAAAGGGCAGGTCCAAATCCAATAGAAAATCCGTTCACACGAATGCCCTGACATCTGGCTGCAAGAAAGTGACCGGCCTCATGGATCACGATCAGCAGCCCTAGAACCAACAGTGCTGCCAGAACGTTCATATCGGATCCATGACTGGGTTCATTCTGGCTGGAGACGATCGCAACCGAAGTAAGGAACCAAAGCCTGGGGAAGCGTCACGCTTCCGTCTGGCTGTTGCCCGTTCTCAAGCAAAGCCGCCATGGTGCGACCAATCGCAAGGCCACTGCCATTGAGCGTGTGAACCAAGCGAGTTGTCTTACCGTCTTTCGTGCGGATGGAGGAGCGACGGGCCTGGAAATCGGAACAGACACTGCAGCTTGAAATTTCCCTGTACGAGCCTGCACCCGCCAACCAAACTTCGAGGTCATAGGTGCGAGCGGCGGAGAAGCCCAAATCACCCGTGCAAAGCTCGAGCACGCGATAGGGCAATTCCAAAGCCTGAAGTACGGCTTCAGCGTCGGCGGTGATCTGAGCATGAGCCTCTTCAGAGCGCTCTGGATGAACAAACCAATACAGCTCAACTTTGTTGAACTGATGCAGTCGAATGAGGCCCCGGGTGTCACGTCCATAGCTACCGGCCTCCCTGCGAAAGCAGGGGCTGTAGGCCACATAGCGGAGTGGTAGATGATCCGAAGGAATAATTTCGTCGCGATGCAGCGAGGTAACCGGAACCTCAGCAGTTGGTGTCAACCAGAGATCATCCTCCGCACAACGAAAGCTTTCTTCCGCAAATTTGGGCAGCTGACCTGATCCCGTCAGACTTGCACTATTAACCAAAACAGGAGGAAGCACCTCGCGGTAGCCCTTCGCGGTGTGCAGGTCAAGCATAAAATTGATGAGCGCTCTCTCCAGTCGGGCGCCTTGCCCAAACAAAGTCACAAAGCGACTCTGGGCAATTCTCACGGAACGCTCCGTGTCGAGCAACGACAGCTGTTCAGCGATTTGCCAATGCTCCAGGAGTCCCTTTTCCACTCTGGGATCACCCCAGCGACGAACTTCTTTGTTGTCGTCTTCGCTGCGACCATCTGGACAAGCCTCTGACGGCAGGTTGGGGTAGCTAAGGAGCTCTTCACGGAGTTGCGCCGTGAGCTTCTTCTCCTCATCCTCAAGAACAGCTACCTTCTGCTTGATTTGGTTGCCTTGCAAGCGAAGTTCAGAGACTTGAGCACCCTTGGGGTCAGCCCCAGCTTGAATGCGTTGACCAACCTCTTTCCCAATGCGGTTGCCATCGGCTTGAAGGCCGCTCCGACGCTCCTCTAAGTCACGTTGCTGCTGTGCTATCAGCTGAAGGCCTGTGAGATCAACATCCATCCCCCTACGCGCTAACGCGCGGGAAATCAGTTCGGGGTTATCACGCAGCAGGCGCTGGTCAAGCACGGAAATTCTGAAGGGGGCAGGCTCGAAAGCCTACGTCTCGGTTCAGAACGAACGATCAAAGTTCCTAGAGAACTTGTCCAACCATCACCGCGGCAACAGCCGAGAACAAGGTGATGCCGAGAGCTGTCAGTGGGTTCTGCCCCTGAGCGACCGCAACGGTGGTGATCACACCAGCACCAAGACATGCGGCTGCGAGTTGGGTAGTGAGATCAGAAGAACGATTCACGAACAAATGCAAGCTATTAATGAAACATACGGATGTATCCAAAGCCTGTCTGGAAGGGAGTCCCTTGTTCGTTACGCCCTGTCAGGGTTCGTTACCAGTCGCAATGAAGCAGGACGTGCCCGGCCGCTACTAGCCCATTGCTTCAGGCCTTCCAATTGCTCTTTGGCGGTACGCGACAGAGGAACCAATTGAGCCGCAGCCTGAATCAAATCGGACTCAGCCAATTCACGGCCCTCCGCAAAGGCAAGGTGCATCGCTTCGATCACCGTTTGCTCTAGCTCTGCACCGGAGTAACCATCCGTCCGGTCCACGACAGTTTCAACAGGAAGGTGGAGGCCTGGCCGTCTTCGACTGATATGCAATTCCATGATGCTCTGACGTTCAGAGCGAGCTGGCAAATCAAGGAGAAAAATTTCATCGAAGCGGCCCTTCCTTAGAAGTTCAGCGGGCAGCCGTTCCACTCCATTGGCCGTAGCCACCACAAACACAGAAGACGTTTTTTCTGCCATCCAGGTCAGAACAGTGGCTAAGACCCGTTGACTGGTTCCACCATCGCTACGGCCATCACTGCCAAACCCTTTGTCGATTTCATCAATCCAAAGCACGCAGGGAGCCATCGCTTCAGCCCTTTGAATCATTTCGCGCGTGCGTGCTTCACTCGCCCCAACGAGTCCAGCAAAAAGACGTCCCACGTCCAGGCGCAGGAGTGGCATGGACCAGCTATGGGCAATCACTCGCGCCGTCAGCGATTTACCCGTTCCCTGCGGCCCTACCAAGAGAACTCCACGAGGGAGAGGTAAACCAAAACGCCGAGCTTCATCACTGAAGGCCCGATGGCGCTGTTCTAACCATTGCTTGAGAGCATCCAACCCACCAATATCTGCGGGAGTGGCGTCAGTGCGACAGAACTCCAGCACTTCGCTTCGAGCCAGCGCGAGGCGTTTCTCCTCCAGCACATCAGCAAGGTCCTGGCGGCTTAGCTCACCGCGCTGAGCCAACGCCTTCGCAGCCACGTGACGAACCCGTGATTCACTCAATCCGCAGCACGCATGGGTGAGCTCCTCAAGCACCTCGCTATTGAGGGGCGATCCAGTGGCTTTCGAAATATTCCCAAGCAGGGTCATCAATTCCTGTTCTTGCGGGAGGG
The window above is part of the Synechococcus sp. WH 8020 genome. Proteins encoded here:
- the rpsN gene encoding 30S ribosomal protein S14, with translation MAKKSMIARDVKRKKMVERFSDRRAALMAAFHAAKDPMERLEIHRKIQGLPRNSAPNRVRNRCWATGKPRGVYRDFGLCRNQLRERAHKGELPGVVKSSW
- the rseP gene encoding RIP metalloprotease RseP translates to MNVLAALLVLGLLIVIHEAGHFLAARCQGIRVNGFSIGFGPALWKLERGGVTYALRALPLGGFVSFPDDDEDSPIPADDPDLLRNRPIPQRALVISAGVLANLLLAWLVLVGHTALSGVPGDLDPGVMVMAVQQGEPAEKAGLLPGDQILSIDGQSLGRGEKAVKEAVMPVRDNPSKALSVEVQRHGLVRVIQLTPEDHQGQGRIGAQLQANFSGTTRPVHGLGEAIASGSEQFGGLLQRTVSGYGALVTDFGTTAQQVSGPVKIVEMGAQLSSQGGSGLALFMALISINLAVLNALPLPLLDGGQLVFILLEGFRGRPVPERFQLIVMQSSFLLVVGLSVLLIVRDTSQLSVVQRLLGQ
- the serS gene encoding serine--tRNA ligase, yielding MLDQRLLRDNPELISRALARRGMDVDLTGLQLIAQQQRDLEERRSGLQADGNRIGKEVGQRIQAGADPKGAQVSELRLQGNQIKQKVAVLEDEEKKLTAQLREELLSYPNLPSEACPDGRSEDDNKEVRRWGDPRVEKGLLEHWQIAEQLSLLDTERSVRIAQSRFVTLFGQGARLERALINFMLDLHTAKGYREVLPPVLVNSASLTGSGQLPKFAEESFRCAEDDLWLTPTAEVPVTSLHRDEIIPSDHLPLRYVAYSPCFRREAGSYGRDTRGLIRLHQFNKVELYWFVHPERSEEAHAQITADAEAVLQALELPYRVLELCTGDLGFSAARTYDLEVWLAGAGSYREISSCSVCSDFQARRSSIRTKDGKTTRLVHTLNGSGLAIGRTMAALLENGQQPDGSVTLPQALVPYFGCDRLQPE
- a CDS encoding AAA family ATPase translates to MTEQWAQQLDLLIRAGTPLIWIRSHEEERVESLLSQAAERLPGRRVASWDFVSGLLGVLGSEGLGARQPMVVLQWLQDLDGNSPTLLLLKDVHRFCDDPGIARMLRNLTSLLRGRPHTLVLGCGSWTPPTDLEEALTLLDLPLPQEQELMTLLGNISKATGSPLNSEVLEELTHACCGLSESRVRHVAAKALAQRGELSRQDLADVLEEKRLALARSEVLEFCRTDATPADIGGLDALKQWLEQRHRAFSDEARRFGLPLPRGVLLVGPQGTGKSLTARVIAHSWSMPLLRLDVGRLFAGLVGASEARTREMIQRAEAMAPCVLWIDEIDKGFGSDGRSDGGTSQRVLATVLTWMAEKTSSVFVVATANGVERLPAELLRKGRFDEIFLLDLPARSERQSIMELHISRRRPGLHLPVETVVDRTDGYSGAELEQTVIEAMHLAFAEGRELAESDLIQAAAQLVPLSRTAKEQLEGLKQWASSGRARPASLRLVTNPDRA